A single Panthera tigris isolate Pti1 chromosome A3, P.tigris_Pti1_mat1.1, whole genome shotgun sequence DNA region contains:
- the TRMT6 gene encoding tRNA (adenine(58)-N(1))-methyltransferase non-catalytic subunit TRM6 isoform X1 → MEGPGEAPGPQPPHPEDHRIRDGDFVVLKREDVFKAVQVQRRKKVTFEKQWFYLDNIIGHSYGTTFEVTNGGSLQPKKKKEEPTSETKEAGTDNRNIIDDGKSQKLTQDDIKALKDKGIKGEEIVQQLIENSTTFRDKTEFAQDKYIKKKKKKYEAIITVVKPSTRILSIMYYAREPGKINHMRYDTLAQMLTLGNIRAGNKMIVMETCAGLVLGAMMERMGGFGSIIQLYPGGGPVRAATACFGFPKSFLSGLYEFPLNKVDSLLNGTFSAEMLSSEPKDSASVEESNGTLEEKQTTEQEKEDSVAEAQESHHPQEQETMEIVSQDPEYKEPKERGSKKDYIQEKQRRQEEQRKRHLEAAALLSERNADGLIVASRFHPTPLLLTLLDFVAPSRPFVVYCQYKEPLLECYTKLRERGGVINLRLSETWLRNYQVLPDRSHPKLLMSGGGGYLLSGFTVAMDNLKADPSLKSNASTLELHKTEEPAAKKRKCPESDS, encoded by the exons AAAAGTAACTTTTGAAAAGCAGTGGTTCTATCTGGATAACATCATTGGCCATAGTTATGGAACCACATTTGAAGTGACCAATGGAGGAAGTCTTCAGCctaagaagaagaaggaagagcctACTTCAG AGACCAAAGAAGCGGGCACTGATAATCGAAATATAATTGATGATGGGAAATCTCAGAAACTTACTCAAGATGACATAAAAGCTTTAAAGGACAAGGGCATTAAAGGAGAG GAAATAGTTCAGCAATTAATTGAAAATAGTACAACATTCCGAGACAAGACAGAATTTGctcaagataaatatataaaaaagaagaaaaagaa gtATGAAGCCATCATTACTGTTGTGAAGCCATCCACCCGCATTCTTTCAATTATGTATTATGCAAGAGAACCTGGAAAAATTAA ccacATGAGATACGATACCCTAGCCCAGATGTTGACGTTGGGAAATATCCGTGCTGGCAATAAAATGATTGTAATGGAAACGTGTGCAGGCTTGGTACTGGGTGCAATGATGGAACGAATGGGAG gctTTGGTTCCATTATTCAGCTGTACCCTGGAGGTGGACCTGTTCGGGCAGCAACAGCATGTTTTGGATTTCCCAAATCTTTCCTCAGTGGTCTTTATGAATTCCCACTCAACAAAGTGGACAGTCTCCTAAATGGCACGTTTTCTGCAGAGATGTTATCTTCAGAGCCTAAAGACAGTGCTTCAGTTGAAGAAAGTAATGGCACCCTGGAAGAAAAACAGACtacagagcaagagaaggaagacagtgtGGCAGAAGCCCAAGAGAGCCATCACCCACAGGAACAAGAAACAATGGAAATTGTCTCTCAAGATCCAGAATATAAGGAGCctaaagagagaggaagcaaaaaaGATTAT attcaggaaaagcagaggagacaagaagagcaaaggaaaagacattTAGAGGCTGCTGctctgctgagtgaaagaaatgCAGATGG TTTAATTGTAGCTAGTCGTTTCCATCCCACTCCACTCCTGCTGACTTTGCTGGACTTCGTGGCCCCTTCAAGGCCATTCGTGGTCTACTGTCAGTATAAAGAG CCGCTGTTGGAATGCTATACAAAACTGCGGGAAAGAGGAGGGGTCATCAACCTCAGACTGTCTGAAACCTGGCTCAGGAATTACCAG GTTTTGCCAGATCGAAGTCATCCCAAACTACTGATGAGCGGAGGTGGGGGGTACCTTCTCTCAGGCTTCACTGTTGCCATGGATAACCTTAAAGCAGACCCCAGTCTCAAATCCAACGCAAGCACTTTAGAATTACACAAGACTGAAGAGCCAGCAGCTAAAAAACGGAAATGCCCAGAGTCTGACTCTTAA
- the TRMT6 gene encoding tRNA (adenine(58)-N(1))-methyltransferase non-catalytic subunit TRM6 isoform X2, translating into MYYAREPGKINHMRYDTLAQMLTLGNIRAGNKMIVMETCAGLVLGAMMERMGGFGSIIQLYPGGGPVRAATACFGFPKSFLSGLYEFPLNKVDSLLNGTFSAEMLSSEPKDSASVEESNGTLEEKQTTEQEKEDSVAEAQESHHPQEQETMEIVSQDPEYKEPKERGSKKDYIQEKQRRQEEQRKRHLEAAALLSERNADGLIVASRFHPTPLLLTLLDFVAPSRPFVVYCQYKEPLLECYTKLRERGGVINLRLSETWLRNYQVLPDRSHPKLLMSGGGGYLLSGFTVAMDNLKADPSLKSNASTLELHKTEEPAAKKRKCPESDS; encoded by the exons ATGTATTATGCAAGAGAACCTGGAAAAATTAA ccacATGAGATACGATACCCTAGCCCAGATGTTGACGTTGGGAAATATCCGTGCTGGCAATAAAATGATTGTAATGGAAACGTGTGCAGGCTTGGTACTGGGTGCAATGATGGAACGAATGGGAG gctTTGGTTCCATTATTCAGCTGTACCCTGGAGGTGGACCTGTTCGGGCAGCAACAGCATGTTTTGGATTTCCCAAATCTTTCCTCAGTGGTCTTTATGAATTCCCACTCAACAAAGTGGACAGTCTCCTAAATGGCACGTTTTCTGCAGAGATGTTATCTTCAGAGCCTAAAGACAGTGCTTCAGTTGAAGAAAGTAATGGCACCCTGGAAGAAAAACAGACtacagagcaagagaaggaagacagtgtGGCAGAAGCCCAAGAGAGCCATCACCCACAGGAACAAGAAACAATGGAAATTGTCTCTCAAGATCCAGAATATAAGGAGCctaaagagagaggaagcaaaaaaGATTAT attcaggaaaagcagaggagacaagaagagcaaaggaaaagacattTAGAGGCTGCTGctctgctgagtgaaagaaatgCAGATGG TTTAATTGTAGCTAGTCGTTTCCATCCCACTCCACTCCTGCTGACTTTGCTGGACTTCGTGGCCCCTTCAAGGCCATTCGTGGTCTACTGTCAGTATAAAGAG CCGCTGTTGGAATGCTATACAAAACTGCGGGAAAGAGGAGGGGTCATCAACCTCAGACTGTCTGAAACCTGGCTCAGGAATTACCAG GTTTTGCCAGATCGAAGTCATCCCAAACTACTGATGAGCGGAGGTGGGGGGTACCTTCTCTCAGGCTTCACTGTTGCCATGGATAACCTTAAAGCAGACCCCAGTCTCAAATCCAACGCAAGCACTTTAGAATTACACAAGACTGAAGAGCCAGCAGCTAAAAAACGGAAATGCCCAGAGTCTGACTCTTAA